The archaeon BMS3Bbin15 genome includes the window AGAAGAGGAAAAATTGATTATTATGGATGCAGTTGACTATATAGTTAGAGATGATATCGACACAGATACCCTGAAGGAAGGTCTGGATGTCGACAACCTTGTTGCAAATCTCAAAGAAGCAGTTTCTGCTGTGAATGCAAAGCGCCTTGTAATTGATTCTCTTGCAGTGATGAATCTCTATGCAAGGGATGAATTTGAGAAAAGGAGAAAGCTTCTGAAGTTATCTCATCATATGAGCAGCAAGGATGTTACTTCTATTATTATAACAGAAGCAAAAAGTTCCAATATAGGTATAACTGAGTTTCCTCTGGAAACCTACATGTTTGATGGGATGATAACTCTACGTCTTGACCCTGAAAGCCAGTTAAGGAAGATTTCAGTAAGAAAGATGCGTGGTACCAAACACGTTGTTGGCAGTTTCAAGTTTTCTATAAACTCAGGTGGTATAGAACTTTCAGCGTGATATTATGAATACAATTGGTATAAGTCTATTTGCAACAGATAGAAAGGG containing:
- the kaiC_3 gene encoding circadian clock protein kinase KaiC — translated: MKIVRTGIPSLDGLFAHGGYPEGNSILVVGGPGSGKSIFGMQYLYSGATEYEENGVFITFEEPPDKIKRNMKAFGWDLEALEEEEKLIIMDAVDYIVRDDIDTDTLKEGLDVDNLVANLKEAVSAVNAKRLVIDSLAVMNLYARDEFEKRRKLLKLSHHMSSKDVTSIIITEAKSSNIGITEFPLETYMFDGMITLRLDPESQLRKISVRKMRGTKHVVGSFKFSINSGGIELSA